A single window of Candidatus Acetothermia bacterium DNA harbors:
- a CDS encoding RNA methyltransferase, translating to MPNLYIALLHFPMRDRAGNVVATAITSIDVPDIARTARTYGVMRFYVVTPLESQRRIAARLREFWLAEETANRREALEPVAIQEDLEDCYAEISRLEGQAPAVWGTSARAGLPYPQLSWEEARRLLRARPTLILFGTGHGMAEELLAACDALLPPVRAGAGYNHLSVRAAAAIILDRLKGEDHDGDG from the coding sequence ATGCCAAACCTGTACATCGCGCTCTTGCATTTCCCGATGCGGGATCGTGCCGGGAACGTGGTGGCCACCGCCATCACCTCGATCGACGTCCCGGACATCGCCCGCACCGCGCGGACGTATGGGGTGATGCGGTTCTACGTGGTGACGCCGCTTGAGAGCCAACGCCGGATCGCGGCGCGGCTGCGGGAGTTCTGGCTCGCGGAGGAGACCGCCAATCGTCGGGAGGCGCTGGAGCCGGTGGCGATCCAGGAGGATCTCGAGGACTGTTACGCGGAGATCTCCCGCTTGGAGGGGCAGGCCCCAGCGGTGTGGGGCACGAGCGCCCGGGCCGGGCTTCCCTACCCCCAGCTCAGCTGGGAGGAGGCACGCCGGCTCCTGCGGGCGCGGCCGACCCTGATCCTGTTCGGCACCGGACACGGGATGGCCGAGGAGTTGCTGGCCGCGTGCGACGCGCTCCTGCCCCCCGTGCGGGCGGGGGCCGGGTACAATCACCTTTCGGTACGGGCTGCAGCGGCCATCATCCTAGATCGACTGAAAGGAGAGGATCATGACGGGGATGGATGA
- the lspA gene encoding signal peptidase II yields the protein MHVPGPWPLVTAALVLAADQATKAWATEHLVLGQSRPLLGSFLRLTRAHNLGGAFGLFPEHKSAFIAVSLGVSAALLGVLVSGRWGGRAVRFGGALVLAGAVGNVIDRLRWGYVLDFLELPHWPVFNVADTAIVLGAAVLAVGILWRRR from the coding sequence ATGCATGTTCCCGGACCGTGGCCGCTGGTGACCGCCGCCCTCGTCCTGGCGGCGGATCAGGCGACGAAGGCCTGGGCGACGGAGCACCTCGTCCTGGGGCAGTCCCGCCCCCTCCTTGGGTCGTTCCTCCGGCTGACCCGGGCCCACAACCTGGGCGGGGCGTTTGGCCTGTTCCCCGAGCACAAGTCCGCGTTCATCGCCGTGTCCCTCGGGGTGAGTGCGGCCCTCCTCGGCGTCCTGGTCAGCGGGCGGTGGGGGGGGCGCGCCGTCCGGTTCGGGGGGGCGTTGGTGTTGGCCGGGGCGGTGGGCAACGTGATCGATCGCCTGCGTTGGGGATATGTGCTGGACTTCCTGGAGCTCCCCCATTGGCCGGTGTTCAACGTGGCGGACACGGCAATCGTGCTCGGGGCGGCGGTGCTGGCGGTGGGGATCCTATGGAGGAGGCGGTGA
- a CDS encoding serine/threonine protein phosphatase encodes MPEAKLFAELRELFQREGRLVCLPPDRTAVFVGDTHGDREATERVFARFLAPDHVLVFLGDYVDRGPDSAGNLRLLLEAKAAHPDRIVLLMGNHEAWAVAPFSPADFWQALSPAEERTLGGMLSFLPFAAYHPGGVLAVHGALPDVARIDDIVRIELGSADWRKMTWGDWADAPGYAVGPDPFGRPTFGRDYFAEVVGRLGLKALVRSHQPSAPTHLFQDRCLTLFTSRAYGGTVRRVAVLRPGRTIRNARDLELVEL; translated from the coding sequence GTGCCGGAAGCGAAGCTCTTCGCCGAACTCCGGGAACTGTTCCAACGGGAAGGGCGGCTGGTGTGCCTCCCCCCCGACAGGACCGCCGTGTTCGTGGGCGATACCCACGGGGACCGGGAGGCCACCGAGCGCGTCTTCGCCCGGTTCCTGGCCCCGGACCACGTGCTCGTGTTCCTCGGGGACTACGTGGACCGCGGCCCGGACTCGGCCGGGAACCTCCGCCTCCTCCTCGAGGCCAAGGCCGCCCACCCGGACCGGATCGTCCTCCTCATGGGCAACCACGAGGCGTGGGCGGTGGCCCCGTTTTCCCCCGCCGACTTCTGGCAAGCTCTCTCGCCGGCGGAAGAACGAACCCTGGGGGGGATGCTCTCGTTCCTCCCGTTCGCTGCCTACCACCCCGGTGGGGTCCTCGCCGTGCACGGGGCGCTCCCCGATGTAGCCCGCATCGACGACATCGTCCGGATCGAGCTCGGGTCGGCGGACTGGCGGAAGATGACATGGGGGGACTGGGCGGATGCCCCGGGGTACGCCGTTGGTCCCGACCCGTTCGGCCGGCCCACGTTCGGCCGCGACTACTTCGCAGAAGTGGTCGGGCGGCTGGGGCTCAAGGCCCTGGTGCGGTCCCACCAGCCGTCCGCTCCCACGCACCTGTTCCAGGACCGCTGCCTGACCTTGTTCACCTCCCGGGCCTACGGCGGGACCGTGCGCCGGGTGGCCGTGCTCCGGCCGGGGCGGACCATCCGCAACGCCCGCGACCTCGAGCTCGTGGAGCTATGA
- a CDS encoding exo-alpha-sialidase, producing METLDLIRHYIQAPPSHPSCHAPSLCELPDGGLLLAFYAGSREGAPDSVVLGARFDPKRSAWSPPEVWVDVPGRAVANPRVFLGPDGAVWLLVGINYGPRWCSGDTHLFLKRSFDFGHTWYDLELFWEQKGILGKNKPLHLGAVWLLPVEWEREWSAAFLRSEDNGRTWEVVGDLAKEAGAHLIQPAVVPLADGRLMAYMRSQEGYIFASYSQDLGKTWSTPTPTSLSNNNSGLDMVRLRSGVLALAHNPTGLMPFPIPVETGWPDQLPVGFNRWGPRSPLCLSFSHDEGKIWPYSLILEQGEGEYSYPAIIQTVDGNIHVAYTHRRKSIGHVIIEESTGEGLIKNA from the coding sequence TTGGAGACCCTCGACCTGATCCGGCACTACATCCAAGCTCCGCCTTCCCATCCCAGCTGTCACGCCCCGAGCCTCTGTGAGCTGCCGGACGGGGGGCTCCTCCTCGCGTTCTACGCCGGCAGCAGGGAGGGGGCACCGGACTCGGTGGTGCTCGGAGCGCGCTTTGACCCCAAGCGCTCCGCATGGTCACCGCCGGAGGTTTGGGTGGACGTGCCCGGCCGAGCAGTCGCCAATCCCCGAGTTTTCCTGGGCCCGGACGGCGCCGTGTGGCTTCTCGTCGGGATCAACTACGGTCCGCGGTGGTGCAGCGGCGATACCCACCTCTTCCTCAAGCGGAGCTTCGACTTTGGACACACGTGGTATGACCTCGAGCTCTTTTGGGAACAGAAAGGGATTCTTGGGAAGAACAAGCCCCTCCACCTCGGGGCAGTCTGGCTCCTTCCAGTGGAGTGGGAGCGCGAATGGAGCGCGGCATTCCTGCGCTCCGAGGACAACGGAAGGACGTGGGAGGTCGTGGGGGATCTTGCAAAGGAAGCAGGGGCTCATCTGATCCAACCCGCTGTGGTCCCGCTCGCTGACGGGAGGCTCATGGCCTACATGCGGAGCCAGGAGGGCTACATTTTCGCAAGCTACTCCCAGGACCTAGGGAAGACGTGGTCCACCCCTACGCCCACATCCCTTTCCAACAACAACAGTGGGCTCGATATGGTCCGCCTGCGGTCCGGGGTTCTGGCTTTGGCGCACAATCCCACTGGGCTCATGCCATTTCCCATCCCGGTGGAAACGGGGTGGCCGGACCAGTTGCCTGTGGGATTTAACCGATGGGGTCCCCGAAGCCCGCTTTGCCTTTCCTTTTCTCACGACGAAGGCAAGATTTGGCCTTACTCATTGATCCTAGAACAAGGCGAAGGCGAGTATAGTTACCCTGCGATCATTCAAACCGTCGATGGAAACATCCATGTCGCTTATACCCATCGACGGAAGAGCATTGGACACGTGATCATAGAGGAAAGTACAGGCGAAGGCTTGATAAAAAACGCGTAG
- a CDS encoding FGGY-family carbohydrate kinase gives MKEYLLGVDVGTQATKGVLVRPSGEVVAVAAEEYGVLHPQPLWAEQWPDVWLQAVCNVIRRLLATPGLSPRAVAGVCVSTLYGGSGIPLDAYMEPVRPCIIWMDRRATAEVDWVREHVDLDALFHVTGNWVDSYFGYTKLLWIKRVDPKHWARISLFLPPNAYINWRLTGQVAIDHSSAGNLGGLYDIRAHRWSEEMAQALGIPLDRLPQRIVPSGEVIGEVTKEGMKVAGLAPGTPVLAGGVDAPTATLAAGALHRGDNVAMMGTSTCWGVIHAGEGFARELVSMPHVVEATEKFYTWGGSATSGALARWFRDQLGRDEVARGTEVGKDPYQLLDDLARAVPPGCEGLLALPYFMGERAPLWDPSARGAWVGLTLSHTKGHLFRALLEATAFALRHAIEVGEEIGLPLRGETVVVGGVAKSPLWLSIIADVTGRAIRTPATEGIEAPLADAFLVGLATGLVDRYERIQEWVRYSEPVLPHPERHAVYDRWYALYHRLYEALRPLLPEFGGSAGDQANTR, from the coding sequence ATGAAGGAGTACTTGCTCGGGGTTGACGTGGGCACCCAGGCGACCAAGGGCGTGCTGGTACGGCCGTCCGGTGAGGTGGTGGCCGTAGCCGCGGAGGAGTACGGGGTACTTCACCCCCAGCCGCTGTGGGCCGAGCAGTGGCCAGATGTGTGGTTACAAGCAGTATGCAATGTGATCCGCAGGCTGCTTGCGACGCCTGGGCTTTCCCCGCGGGCGGTGGCCGGGGTGTGCGTGAGCACCCTGTACGGCGGGAGCGGGATCCCCCTGGACGCCTACATGGAGCCGGTCCGGCCGTGCATCATCTGGATGGACCGGCGGGCCACGGCTGAGGTCGATTGGGTCCGAGAGCATGTGGATCTGGACGCCCTATTCCACGTCACCGGCAACTGGGTGGACAGCTACTTCGGGTACACCAAGCTCCTGTGGATCAAGCGCGTGGACCCCAAGCACTGGGCCCGGATCTCCCTGTTCCTCCCGCCCAATGCCTACATCAACTGGCGCCTCACCGGCCAGGTGGCGATCGACCACTCCTCGGCGGGGAACTTGGGGGGCCTCTACGACATTCGCGCACACCGCTGGTCGGAGGAGATGGCGCAAGCGCTGGGGATCCCCCTCGACCGCTTGCCCCAGCGGATCGTCCCCTCGGGGGAGGTGATCGGCGAGGTCACCAAGGAAGGGATGAAGGTTGCGGGGCTGGCCCCGGGGACGCCGGTGCTGGCCGGTGGGGTGGACGCCCCCACGGCCACCCTGGCCGCCGGGGCCCTTCACCGCGGGGACAACGTGGCGATGATGGGCACCTCCACGTGCTGGGGGGTGATCCACGCCGGCGAGGGGTTCGCGCGGGAGCTGGTGTCCATGCCCCACGTGGTGGAAGCGACCGAGAAGTTCTACACCTGGGGCGGATCGGCGACCTCCGGGGCCCTGGCCCGTTGGTTCCGGGACCAGTTGGGTCGGGACGAGGTCGCGCGCGGGACCGAGGTGGGGAAGGACCCCTATCAGCTCCTCGACGACCTGGCCCGGGCCGTTCCTCCCGGTTGCGAGGGGCTTCTGGCGTTGCCCTACTTCATGGGCGAGCGGGCGCCTCTGTGGGACCCGAGCGCGCGTGGCGCCTGGGTCGGGCTCACCCTGTCCCACACCAAGGGCCACCTGTTCCGGGCTCTCCTCGAGGCCACCGCGTTTGCCTTGCGCCACGCCATCGAGGTCGGAGAGGAGATCGGCCTTCCCTTGAGGGGGGAGACCGTGGTGGTGGGTGGGGTCGCGAAGTCCCCGCTGTGGCTGTCCATCATCGCCGACGTCACCGGCCGCGCCATCCGCACCCCGGCCACCGAGGGGATCGAGGCCCCGTTGGCCGATGCGTTTCTGGTCGGGCTGGCCACCGGGTTGGTGGACCGCTACGAACGGATCCAGGAGTGGGTGCGGTACAGCGAACCGGTGCTTCCCCACCCCGAGCGGCACGCCGTATACGACCGGTGGTACGCCCTGTACCACCGGCTGTATGAGGCCCTGCGCCCGTTGCTTCCCGAATTCGGCGGGTCCGCGGGGGATCAGGCGAACACCCGGTAG
- the orn gene encoding oligoribonuclease, with protein sequence MPERQDPSNLVWIDLETTGLDPETCAILEIATIVTDKDLNVIAQGPNLVIHQPEHVLAGLDDWARRQHEASGLLAEVRRSRVTLTEAEEGTLASVAAHCPPGACPLAGSSVCFDRRFLIKHMPRLNAHLNYRQVDVSTVKELVKRWYPDKALPEGKASRHRALPDILDSIEELRYYRTVVFRPSV encoded by the coding sequence ATGCCGGAACGGCAAGACCCGAGCAATCTGGTGTGGATCGACCTCGAGACCACCGGGCTGGACCCGGAGACGTGTGCCATCCTGGAGATCGCCACCATCGTCACGGACAAGGACCTAAACGTGATCGCCCAGGGGCCGAACCTCGTGATCCATCAGCCGGAGCACGTGCTCGCGGGGCTGGACGATTGGGCCAGGCGGCAACACGAGGCGTCTGGGCTCCTGGCCGAGGTCCGGCGGTCGCGGGTCACCCTGACCGAGGCCGAGGAAGGGACGCTGGCGTCCGTGGCCGCGCATTGCCCACCCGGGGCGTGTCCCCTCGCCGGGAGCTCAGTGTGCTTCGACCGCCGGTTCCTCATCAAGCACATGCCTCGGCTCAACGCGCACCTCAATTACCGGCAGGTGGACGTGAGCACGGTGAAGGAGCTCGTCAAGCGGTGGTACCCGGACAAGGCGCTGCCGGAGGGCAAGGCGTCACGGCATCGGGCCCTGCCCGATATCCTCGATTCCATCGAGGAGCTCCGCTACTACCGGACGGTGGTGTTCCGCCCAAGCGTCTGA
- the tmk gene encoding dTMP kinase: MKPLFIVLEGPDASGKSTQLKLLAQALTARGVPVLTTREPGGTPLGQKLRELLLDPVQRMHPLTELFLMVADRHEHVEDVIRPALGAGKWVLCSRYTLSTCAYQGRGRGVDLGLIQRLNQLATGGLEPDYVFLLDLPPQVAYERTRERDRFEGEGLAFFTQVRVAYLELIRSIPRGYVIDGTLPPDRVSAEILAHLPLPGYDPSGKEGKWRSSASERTSFSG; this comes from the coding sequence GTGAAGCCCTTGTTCATCGTGCTGGAGGGGCCGGACGCGTCGGGGAAGTCCACCCAGCTCAAGCTCCTCGCCCAAGCCCTTACCGCCCGGGGGGTCCCCGTGCTCACCACCCGCGAGCCGGGGGGCACGCCCTTGGGGCAGAAGCTGCGCGAGCTCCTGCTCGATCCGGTGCAGCGCATGCATCCTCTGACCGAGCTGTTCCTGATGGTTGCCGACCGGCACGAGCACGTGGAGGACGTGATCCGGCCGGCGCTCGGCGCGGGGAAGTGGGTGCTGTGTTCTAGGTACACGCTCTCCACCTGCGCCTATCAGGGGCGGGGGCGAGGGGTGGACCTGGGGCTGATCCAGCGGCTCAATCAGCTGGCGACCGGGGGGTTGGAGCCGGACTACGTGTTTCTCTTGGACCTCCCGCCCCAAGTGGCCTACGAGCGCACCCGGGAGCGGGACCGGTTCGAGGGGGAGGGCCTCGCGTTCTTCACCCAGGTCCGGGTGGCGTACCTGGAGCTCATCCGCTCCATCCCCCGGGGGTACGTGATCGACGGCACCTTGCCCCCGGATCGGGTTTCCGCGGAGATCCTAGCCCACCTCCCCCTGCCCGGATATGATCCCTCAGGCAAGGAGGGCAAATGGAGATCGTCTGCCAGCGAGAGGACCTCGTTTTCGGGGTAA
- the rplS gene encoding 50S ribosomal protein L19 — translation MTGMDDLIHALEAEHKREIPEFRPGDIIRCYERVSEGARERLQPFEGVVLKISGSGTRTMVTVRKVAAGVGVERTVPVYSPKLERIEVVKRHGIRKGRPYWLRRVARIHKIG, via the coding sequence ATGACGGGGATGGATGACCTGATCCACGCGCTAGAAGCCGAACACAAGCGGGAGATACCGGAATTCCGGCCCGGGGACATCATCCGGTGTTACGAGCGGGTATCGGAGGGGGCCCGGGAGCGGCTCCAGCCGTTCGAGGGCGTGGTGCTCAAGATCTCCGGTTCCGGGACGCGAACGATGGTGACCGTACGCAAGGTGGCGGCCGGGGTGGGAGTGGAGCGCACCGTGCCCGTGTACTCCCCGAAGTTGGAGCGGATCGAGGTGGTCAAGCGCCACGGCATCCGCAAGGGCCGGCCGTACTGGCTGCGCCGGGTGGCCCGCATCCACAAGATCGGATGA
- the dnaN gene encoding DNA polymerase III subunit beta: MEIVCQREDLVFGVRTVSHALGGRTSMPILGGIRFHATADGIELGATDLERAIQCRAAAQVQGEGVMVLPGQVLSQLVTRLPEVDPVHLQEADGRVRLSCGQASFELLTLPADEFPEVTRPATAPLCRLSLPALLQCIAQTAFAALRASETTRLALTGVDLVLRDGAVKFAATNGYRLAIKRVPVDGLPEGHEAAFLVDAAILTDLHRVLSGVTADAVSIYAEGGQLHFEAGPVLFSSRLIQEQFPDFERVIPRDNEIGLHLPREPFLETLRRMEITSAEESGAVTLKATAQGTILEVSSASKDKGEGHEFVELVKPAPKSIEIAFKAEYLIDAVRRMDSGQAVLWLSAPERAGLLEPSGEIAPGDEGFIYVCMPVRLL; encoded by the coding sequence ATGGAGATCGTCTGCCAGCGAGAGGACCTCGTTTTCGGGGTAAGGACCGTCAGTCATGCCCTGGGAGGGCGTACCTCGATGCCCATCCTCGGGGGCATCCGCTTCCATGCTACTGCCGACGGCATCGAGCTTGGGGCCACCGATCTGGAGCGGGCCATTCAGTGCCGGGCTGCGGCCCAGGTCCAAGGGGAAGGGGTGATGGTCCTCCCTGGGCAGGTGCTGAGCCAACTGGTGACCCGGTTGCCCGAGGTGGACCCTGTCCACCTCCAGGAAGCGGACGGGCGGGTCCGGCTCAGCTGTGGGCAGGCGAGCTTCGAGCTCCTCACCCTGCCGGCGGACGAGTTCCCCGAGGTGACCCGGCCGGCCACCGCGCCCCTGTGTCGGTTGAGCCTGCCCGCCCTGCTCCAGTGCATCGCCCAGACCGCGTTCGCCGCCCTGCGCGCCTCGGAGACCACCCGGCTTGCCCTCACCGGGGTGGACCTGGTGCTGCGGGACGGGGCGGTCAAGTTCGCCGCGACCAACGGGTATCGCCTGGCGATCAAGCGGGTGCCGGTGGATGGGCTGCCCGAGGGCCACGAGGCCGCGTTCCTGGTGGACGCGGCCATCCTCACCGACCTCCACCGGGTGTTGTCCGGGGTGACCGCCGACGCCGTGTCCATCTACGCCGAGGGCGGCCAACTTCACTTCGAGGCCGGTCCGGTGCTGTTCTCCTCCCGCCTCATCCAGGAGCAGTTTCCCGACTTCGAGCGGGTCATCCCCCGGGACAACGAGATCGGCCTGCACCTCCCCCGGGAGCCGTTCCTGGAAACCCTGCGACGCATGGAGATCACCTCCGCCGAGGAGTCCGGGGCGGTGACCCTGAAGGCCACTGCCCAGGGGACCATCCTCGAGGTGTCCAGCGCGTCCAAGGACAAGGGGGAGGGGCACGAGTTCGTGGAGCTGGTGAAGCCGGCGCCGAAGAGCATCGAGATCGCGTTCAAGGCCGAGTACCTGATCGACGCCGTGCGGCGCATGGACTCAGGGCAGGCGGTGCTGTGGCTTTCGGCCCCGGAACGGGCCGGGCTCCTTGAGCCCTCCGGGGAGATCGCCCCCGGAGACGAGGGGTTCATCTACGTGTGCATGCCGGTCAGGCTCTTGTGA
- the lepB gene encoding signal peptidase I produces MSWRWPWQRRGPPKKEKKPPWIVRLLRRRGVHLSPRAEWALGWVETIVEVGVIFWLTITFVTVRMTVPTGSMKPTIEEGDSFFVDILSYHFRDPTPGSVIVFWHLEELRITEVRAGSAAAQAGLEPGDWIVAPGYPTIGVGGEPVPSMVTLNRRIQAAQGTTLAFTVLREALGHKTLTVAVPQGAKDLDDLGIKARVRNARYVKRLIAVGGQTVWIASDGKVMVDGVPLARIADRTYWTHGPGMRYGVEPTLVPQDHYFVLGDNTMNSYDSRYWGFVPVEDFIGCPFFRVWPFRRFGPMNGYFWSAL; encoded by the coding sequence ATGAGCTGGCGTTGGCCGTGGCAGAGACGGGGCCCGCCTAAGAAGGAGAAGAAGCCCCCGTGGATCGTCCGCCTCCTCCGGCGGCGTGGGGTGCACCTCTCCCCCCGCGCGGAGTGGGCCCTGGGGTGGGTCGAAACCATCGTCGAGGTCGGGGTCATCTTCTGGCTCACCATCACCTTCGTCACCGTGCGGATGACCGTGCCCACAGGGTCCATGAAGCCGACCATCGAAGAAGGGGACTCGTTCTTCGTGGACATCCTGTCCTACCATTTCCGCGACCCCACCCCGGGGAGCGTGATCGTGTTCTGGCACCTCGAGGAGTTGCGGATCACCGAAGTCCGGGCGGGGAGCGCGGCGGCCCAGGCCGGCCTCGAGCCCGGGGACTGGATCGTCGCCCCCGGGTACCCGACGATCGGCGTCGGCGGGGAGCCCGTGCCCTCGATGGTCACCCTGAACCGCCGCATCCAGGCCGCTCAGGGGACGACGCTCGCGTTCACCGTGCTCCGGGAGGCCCTCGGGCACAAAACCCTCACCGTGGCCGTGCCCCAGGGGGCAAAGGATCTTGACGATCTTGGGATCAAGGCCCGGGTCCGCAACGCCCGCTACGTGAAGCGCCTGATCGCCGTGGGGGGACAGACGGTGTGGATCGCCTCGGACGGCAAGGTGATGGTGGACGGCGTCCCTCTGGCCCGGATCGCCGACCGCACCTACTGGACCCATGGCCCGGGGATGCGGTACGGGGTGGAGCCGACCTTGGTGCCGCAGGACCACTACTTCGTGCTCGGCGACAACACCATGAACTCCTACGACTCCCGGTACTGGGGGTTCGTGCCGGTGGAGGACTTCATCGGGTGCCCGTTCTTCCGGGTGTGGCCGTTCCGGAGGTTCGGCCCGATGAACGGGTATTTCTGGTCCGCCCTCTAG
- a CDS encoding sulfite oxidase-like oxidoreductase, giving the protein MAAGDDRLPPGQRWVDRPIPFDIGPVPPADLARFRLRLYGSVAHPVELSWAELLRLPNTVVTQDFHCVTGWSVRDLVWEGVSTRVLADLVRPTSDVRWVMAYGREGYSTNIPYGHFLAAGSLVAYRLNGAALPLEHGHPLRLVIPSLYAWKSAKYLTALEFLTEFRRGYWEERGYHDVGDPWREERYRKRRALP; this is encoded by the coding sequence ATGGCGGCTGGGGACGATCGTCTGCCTCCTGGGCAGCGATGGGTGGACCGGCCTATCCCGTTCGACATCGGCCCGGTGCCGCCTGCCGACCTTGCCCGGTTCCGTCTCCGCCTGTACGGGAGCGTGGCCCATCCGGTCGAGCTCTCGTGGGCGGAGCTCCTGCGGCTTCCCAACACGGTGGTGACCCAGGACTTCCACTGCGTGACCGGTTGGAGCGTGCGGGACCTCGTGTGGGAAGGGGTGTCCACCCGCGTCCTCGCCGACCTCGTCCGGCCCACCTCCGACGTGCGCTGGGTCATGGCCTACGGCCGCGAGGGCTACTCCACCAACATCCCCTACGGCCACTTCCTCGCCGCAGGAAGCCTCGTCGCCTACCGCTTGAACGGGGCGGCGCTGCCGCTGGAGCATGGGCACCCGCTGCGCCTGGTGATCCCCTCCCTGTACGCGTGGAAGAGCGCCAAGTACCTCACGGCACTGGAGTTCCTGACAGAGTTTCGGCGTGGGTACTGGGAGGAGCGTGGCTACCACGACGTGGGCGACCCGTGGCGGGAAGAGCGGTACCGCAAGCGGCGCGCGCTCCCCTAG
- a CDS encoding L-fucose/L-arabinose isomerase family protein — translation MKKGRVGILTFSDGRESVYHEVEPVNRQFQERLAQALQASGEVDPVVGREIIWTAELARNEAVRLAHEGCEVTVFNFAVWSFPHLAAVACRFAPGPFLLFSNINPRYPGMVGMLAAAGALDQIGTFHGRLFGDIRDPKVLRKVLAFIRAGSALHRLKGETFGLFGGRPMGMYTAVANPDQWMSLFGVDVEHIDQWQIVRRAAEAPDEEVEHAFQWLSAKVGKIRYDGKQLTPAKLKLQIRSYIAVREMARAMNLDFLGIKSQPELTDHFVTMDVAEAFLNDPYDWNGAKEPTVAATEADMDGALTMEILKHITGEPVLFADLRHYDEELGIFDLCNSGTHPTYFAGRSCDPHDNLPRVEFHPQGFYFPAGGASVRHIATPGKVTLARLARRNGQYWLAILPGEFIDLPREEAERKAAATQAEWPHAFARLAVGPDELLAEYDSNHIHGVYGDWTDELVWVAKMLGIPYRVFA, via the coding sequence ATGAAGAAGGGGAGGGTAGGGATTCTCACGTTCTCGGATGGGAGGGAATCGGTTTACCACGAGGTCGAACCGGTCAACCGGCAGTTTCAAGAACGGTTGGCTCAAGCCCTCCAAGCCAGCGGTGAAGTGGACCCCGTGGTTGGCCGGGAGATCATCTGGACCGCGGAGCTCGCCCGGAACGAGGCCGTGCGCCTGGCCCACGAGGGCTGTGAAGTCACCGTCTTCAACTTCGCCGTGTGGAGCTTCCCTCACCTCGCTGCAGTGGCCTGCCGATTCGCCCCCGGGCCATTCCTCCTCTTCTCCAACATCAACCCCCGCTACCCAGGGATGGTGGGGATGCTCGCCGCCGCAGGAGCTTTAGACCAAATCGGCACTTTTCACGGGCGTCTATTCGGGGACATCCGCGACCCCAAGGTCCTGCGCAAGGTCCTCGCGTTCATCCGTGCTGGATCCGCGCTCCATCGTCTTAAGGGCGAGACGTTCGGCCTGTTCGGCGGCCGGCCCATGGGCATGTACACTGCAGTGGCCAACCCGGATCAGTGGATGAGCTTGTTCGGGGTGGACGTGGAGCACATCGACCAGTGGCAGATCGTCCGCCGCGCTGCGGAAGCTCCGGACGAGGAAGTGGAACACGCGTTCCAGTGGCTCTCCGCCAAGGTGGGGAAGATCCGCTACGACGGAAAACAGCTCACCCCGGCGAAACTCAAGCTCCAGATCCGGAGCTACATCGCCGTCCGGGAGATGGCCAGGGCGATGAACCTCGACTTCCTCGGGATCAAGAGCCAGCCTGAGCTCACCGACCACTTCGTGACCATGGACGTGGCCGAGGCGTTCCTCAACGACCCCTACGATTGGAACGGGGCCAAGGAGCCCACCGTGGCCGCCACCGAGGCGGACATGGACGGGGCGCTCACCATGGAGATCCTGAAGCACATCACCGGCGAGCCGGTCCTGTTCGCCGACCTCCGCCACTACGACGAGGAGCTCGGGATCTTCGACCTGTGCAACTCCGGGACCCACCCCACCTACTTTGCCGGCCGCTCCTGCGACCCGCACGACAACCTCCCCAGGGTAGAGTTTCATCCCCAGGGGTTCTACTTCCCGGCCGGGGGGGCGTCGGTCCGCCACATCGCCACCCCGGGGAAGGTGACATTGGCCCGCCTGGCCCGCAGGAACGGTCAATACTGGCTGGCGATCCTGCCCGGGGAGTTCATCGATCTACCCCGCGAAGAAGCCGAGCGCAAGGCGGCGGCGACCCAAGCGGAGTGGCCCCACGCCTTCGCCCGCCTCGCGGTGGGCCCCGACGAGCTCCTCGCCGAGTACGACTCCAACCACATCCACGGCGTGTACGGCGACTGGACCGACGAACTCGTGTGGGTGGCCAAGATGCTGGGGATCCCCTACCGGGTGTTCGCCTGA